A window of the Blattabacterium cuenoti genome harbors these coding sequences:
- a CDS encoding glycoside hydrolase family 73 protein, with protein MKKFFYFVLLFLMSFFSFPKEKNKEKETENVNVVIEYIKKYAVFAIEEMEKFGIPASIKLGQGILESSSGKSSLSKATNNHFGIKCGRNWIGEVYYHDDDIPKECFRKYNSVQESFHDHSKFLQQPRYSKLFLLKKDDYQAWATELKKAGYATSLNYANLLIDQIEKFYLWKFDQNTTSSIKKRIDQYLSYIKNKNQDSFLRIFFKKLRFFYNFFKKKKEN; from the coding sequence ATGAAAAAATTTTTTTATTTTGTATTATTATTTTTGATGTCATTCTTTTCTTTTCCAAAAGAAAAGAATAAAGAAAAAGAAACAGAAAATGTAAATGTAGTAATTGAATATATTAAGAAATATGCGGTTTTTGCTATAGAAGAAATGGAAAAATTTGGAATTCCAGCTAGTATTAAATTGGGGCAAGGTATTTTAGAATCTTCTAGTGGAAAGAGTTCTTTATCCAAAGCTACGAATAATCATTTTGGAATTAAATGTGGAAGAAATTGGATAGGAGAAGTTTATTATCATGATGATGATATTCCAAAAGAATGTTTTCGAAAATATAATTCTGTTCAAGAATCTTTTCATGACCACTCTAAATTTTTACAGCAACCACGTTATTCTAAATTATTTCTTCTTAAAAAAGATGATTATCAGGCTTGGGCTACGGAACTAAAAAAAGCAGGATACGCAACCTCCTTAAATTATGCAAATTTGTTAATTGATCAAATTGAAAAATTTTATTTATGGAAGTTTGATCAAAATACTACTTCTAGTATAAAAAAAAGAATAGATCAATATTTGAGTTATATAAAAAATAAAAATCAAGATTCTTTTTTAAGAATTTTTTTTAAAAAATTGCGTTTTTTTTATAATTTTTTTAAAAAAAAGAAAGAAAATTGA
- the ccoS gene encoding cbb3-type cytochrome oxidase assembly protein CcoS — protein MFMDILIIMILSSISLGAFFLIFFLIGLYSGQFDDYESPSIRILIDDDIEKN, from the coding sequence ATGTTTATGGATATATTAATTATTATGATATTATCTAGTATTTCTTTAGGAGCATTTTTCCTTATATTTTTTTTAATTGGTCTTTATTCTGGACAATTTGATGATTATGAATCACCTAGTATTAGAATTTTAATTGATGATGATATTGAAAAAAATTAA
- a CDS encoding heavy metal translocating P-type ATPase translates to MKEQNIFDFLDDQKISDKIIDFNHKNITKVRFLIPSIHCSSCVFVLESLPKLHHNIFDSTVDFYSKQIWITFNNIEFKLSDIAKLLDNVGYRPSINFESISIGNKKNNTNLLGRKLIGKLAISFFCFGNIMLLAIPEYVGALQDIWFMENRNFFRYLMGILSLPIVIFSFTDHIKYAILGLKKNVLNINVPISIGILVLFLWSCYEVIFDLGSGYFDSLSSFSLFLIISKIFQIHTHNKILSFDKNYKSFYPVLITKIHKDEKEEKILLSFLKKGDCILIRNEEIIPADSVLIKGNAVLDNSFITGESYLIPKKIGERIYAGSKQKGEAIIIKVIKNVDHSYLSLLWNKNKLNRSRHKKLFDLNSISTRFSQYFTPIILIISIITGIYWSFSNDVSKIFQTVFSVLIITCPCALVLSTPLIFGNIIRFFSKNGFYVKDIFTMERISSAKTLIFDKTGTITDPNKEKIYFVGSMKYEEKKIVASLLKNSSHPLSKKILSELSIKDFYFIKNFREIIGKGLEGIIKNTPVKIGSSKYLGITKKMIDENKVNQTTVFISINNKFVGYFLFRNCYREGIEKMFQDLKEYKIIILSGDHNDLEKRYLKSILPKSSQVFFSQSPEDKLNYVKKLQKNGEEIMMFGDGINDCAALNQSEVGISVSENPTSFFPSCDAFMQSNCLNKIFLFLKISKVSAKLVFCNFMISLFYNSVGIFFAITGNLKPFIAAILMPLSSFSVIFFSILSTWIVSRKF, encoded by the coding sequence ATGAAAGAACAGAATATTTTTGATTTTCTTGATGATCAAAAAATTTCGGATAAAATAATTGATTTTAACCATAAAAATATTACCAAAGTTCGTTTTTTAATTCCTTCAATTCACTGTAGTTCTTGTGTTTTTGTTTTAGAAAGTTTACCGAAACTTCATCATAATATTTTTGATTCTACTGTTGATTTTTACAGTAAACAAATTTGGATTACATTCAATAACATTGAATTTAAATTGAGTGATATAGCTAAATTACTTGATAATGTTGGATATAGACCATCTATAAATTTTGAATCTATATCTATAGGAAATAAAAAAAATAACACCAATTTATTGGGTAGAAAATTAATAGGAAAATTAGCTATTTCTTTTTTTTGTTTTGGGAATATTATGCTTTTAGCTATTCCAGAATATGTTGGAGCATTACAAGACATATGGTTTATGGAAAATCGTAATTTTTTTCGTTATTTAATGGGGATTTTATCTTTACCTATAGTTATATTTTCTTTTACTGATCATATTAAATATGCTATATTAGGATTGAAAAAAAATGTTTTGAATATAAATGTTCCAATTTCGATTGGAATACTGGTACTTTTCTTATGGAGCTGTTATGAGGTTATTTTTGATTTAGGTTCCGGTTATTTTGATAGTCTTTCTAGTTTTTCATTATTCCTAATTATAAGCAAAATATTTCAAATACATACTCACAATAAAATTTTATCTTTTGATAAAAATTACAAATCTTTTTATCCAGTTTTAATAACAAAAATACATAAGGATGAAAAAGAAGAAAAAATTTTGCTTTCTTTTTTGAAAAAAGGAGATTGTATTTTAATCAGAAATGAAGAAATTATTCCTGCTGATTCTGTATTAATAAAAGGAAATGCTGTATTAGATAATAGTTTTATTACAGGAGAATCCTATTTAATTCCTAAAAAAATAGGAGAACGAATTTATGCTGGTTCTAAACAAAAAGGAGAAGCTATTATTATAAAAGTGATTAAAAATGTAGATCATAGTTATTTAAGTTTATTATGGAATAAGAATAAATTGAACCGGTCTCGTCATAAAAAATTATTTGATTTAAATTCAATATCGACTAGATTTAGTCAGTATTTTACCCCTATTATTTTGATAATTTCGATCATAACTGGAATATACTGGTCTTTTAGTAATGATGTTTCAAAAATTTTTCAAACAGTTTTTTCCGTTTTGATTATTACTTGTCCTTGTGCTTTAGTTCTTTCAACTCCATTAATTTTTGGAAATATTATACGTTTTTTTTCCAAAAATGGTTTTTATGTAAAAGATATTTTCACAATGGAAAGAATTTCTTCAGCCAAAACTTTAATTTTTGATAAAACGGGAACTATAACTGATCCTAATAAAGAAAAAATATATTTTGTAGGCAGCATGAAATATGAAGAAAAAAAAATTGTAGCTTCTTTGTTGAAAAATTCAAGTCATCCTTTAAGCAAAAAAATATTATCAGAATTATCTATAAAAGATTTTTATTTTATAAAAAATTTTAGAGAAATCATAGGGAAAGGATTAGAAGGAATCATAAAAAATACACCGGTTAAAATTGGTTCTTCAAAATATCTAGGTATTACAAAAAAAATGATTGATGAAAATAAAGTAAATCAAACAACAGTTTTTATTTCTATAAATAATAAATTCGTAGGTTATTTTTTATTTAGAAATTGCTATCGTGAGGGAATAGAAAAAATGTTTCAAGATTTAAAAGAATATAAAATTATTATCCTTTCTGGAGATCATAATGATTTAGAAAAAAGATATCTAAAATCTATTTTGCCAAAATCAAGTCAGGTTTTTTTTAGTCAAAGTCCGGAAGATAAACTTAATTATGTTAAAAAATTACAAAAAAATGGAGAAGAGATTATGATGTTTGGAGATGGAATTAATGATTGTGCCGCGTTAAATCAAAGTGAAGTAGGAATTTCTGTATCCGAAAATCCGACTAGTTTTTTCCCAAGTTGTGACGCTTTTATGCAATCCAATTGTTTGAATAAAATTTTTTTATTTTTGAAGATATCCAAAGTTTCTGCAAAATTAGTATTTTGTAATTTTATGATTAGTTTATTTTATAATAGTGTAGGAATTTTTTTTGCAATCACCGGTAATTTAAAACCTTTTATAGCGGCTATTTTAATGCCTCTAAGTTCTTTTTCTGTTATTTTTTTTTCTATTCTATCTACTTGGATTGTCTCTCGTAAATTTTAG
- the gcvH gene encoding glycine cleavage system protein GcvH — translation MNLNNLRYSKNHEWIEMPNEKNQTYVGITHFAQNELGDIVYLDIEDSIIGKKVKAENSFGTIEAVKTVSDLFMPVSGYILEINNRLLSQPQLINQSSYNEGWIIRIEIVEIKEYDKLMSSTEYQKYIQESN, via the coding sequence ATGAATCTTAATAATTTAAGATATAGTAAAAATCATGAATGGATAGAAATGCCAAATGAAAAAAATCAAACTTATGTAGGAATTACTCATTTTGCTCAAAATGAGTTAGGAGATATTGTTTACTTAGATATAGAAGATTCAATAATAGGAAAAAAAGTAAAAGCAGAGAATTCATTTGGAACAATAGAAGCGGTAAAAACTGTTTCAGATTTGTTCATGCCAGTTTCGGGGTATATTCTTGAAATTAATAATAGATTATTATCCCAACCACAACTAATTAATCAAAGTTCTTATAATGAAGGATGGATTATTCGAATAGAAATTGTAGAAATCAAAGAATATGATAAATTAATGTCTTCTACAGAATACCAAAAATATATTCAGGAATCTAATTAA
- a CDS encoding putative porin translates to MMKIHIDEKKIENVEFYHPTYQDYKFWTEEKNLKKTFIEKPFSIKKYYSHNFFKYDNIGFFFTNGNDLFIPRNEKFMQENFNENMPKKMLFFKDPFFYREKIQYFDVKTPISEIFYISDFLKKEKTLGGFFSQNFNEKTNYSIEYRNFHLENEPDLKKSKDLVLTTFNYQDQNDYNYKLWGHYIYQKFYTKEKEEIPKWDIRNYKNVSLYQKKLIHSRFYINLIQKISYIKEKNRSLFLKTYMEYEKYSQDYSFQDLKRKKINHSYLRNGLFLIFNRKKINVEIGSIFDKIYYQLFSNIRNYKNKDVNSLSIQTKIHYPVSNIVEFYSNGKWVIKNHNIKKSYFKANIMLNMFLFSKFWFITQLNIDENDNGFYNNFIPIYVLKNNQNNQDFNNKNIYSLNKEKTMNFSLSSYKKKYYISFYMSKLSRFFQLQEEKEMKRFLSCKDIQLYGFKIKTTYDIWKFQLNNTLLYQQYNADPLIFSIPNFLLRSTIFYKNNYLDEALLIQTGFSFHYFSKFYHSNISYPFHFQSFSFEEKYLPNKMIGGIPFVDYFLNLKIYRTIFYFSIQNIGYYDIYNNNKLFIKTGFSWNLFT, encoded by the coding sequence ATGATGAAAATACACATTGATGAAAAGAAAATAGAAAATGTGGAATTTTATCATCCTACTTATCAGGATTACAAATTTTGGACAGAAGAAAAAAATCTAAAAAAAACTTTTATAGAAAAACCTTTTTCTATAAAAAAATATTATTCTCATAATTTCTTTAAATATGATAATATCGGGTTTTTTTTCACTAATGGAAATGATTTATTTATTCCTAGAAATGAAAAATTCATGCAAGAAAATTTTAACGAAAATATGCCTAAAAAAATGCTTTTTTTTAAAGATCCTTTTTTTTATCGTGAAAAAATTCAATATTTTGATGTTAAAACTCCTATTTCAGAAATTTTTTACATAAGTGATTTTTTAAAAAAAGAAAAAACATTAGGTGGTTTTTTTTCTCAAAATTTTAATGAAAAAACTAATTATTCCATAGAATATAGAAATTTTCATTTAGAAAATGAACCTGATTTAAAAAAAAGTAAAGATTTAGTATTAACCACCTTTAATTATCAGGATCAAAATGATTATAATTATAAATTGTGGGGGCATTATATTTATCAAAAATTTTATACAAAAGAAAAAGAGGAAATCCCAAAATGGGATATTAGAAATTATAAAAATGTTTCTTTATATCAGAAAAAATTAATTCATAGTAGATTTTATATAAATCTTATTCAAAAAATTTCTTATATAAAAGAAAAAAATAGATCATTATTCTTAAAAACTTATATGGAATACGAAAAATATTCCCAAGATTATTCATTTCAAGATTTAAAAAGAAAAAAAATCAATCATTCTTACTTAAGAAATGGTTTATTTTTGATTTTCAATCGAAAAAAAATAAATGTAGAAATAGGGTCTATTTTTGATAAAATATATTATCAATTATTTTCTAATATTAGAAACTATAAAAATAAAGATGTCAATAGTTTGTCCATACAAACCAAAATCCATTATCCTGTTAGTAATATTGTTGAATTTTATTCAAATGGAAAATGGGTTATAAAAAATCATAATATTAAAAAGTCTTATTTTAAGGCTAATATTATGTTAAATATGTTTTTATTTTCAAAATTTTGGTTTATAACTCAATTGAATATTGATGAAAATGATAATGGATTTTACAATAATTTTATTCCTATTTATGTTTTAAAAAATAATCAAAATAATCAAGATTTTAATAATAAAAATATATATTCTTTAAATAAAGAAAAAACAATGAATTTTTCTTTAAGTTCTTACAAAAAAAAATATTATATTTCTTTTTATATGTCTAAGTTAAGCCGTTTTTTTCAACTTCAAGAAGAAAAAGAAATGAAGAGATTTTTATCTTGTAAAGATATTCAATTATATGGATTTAAAATTAAAACGACATATGATATATGGAAATTTCAATTAAATAACACTTTATTATATCAACAATATAATGCTGATCCATTAATTTTTTCTATACCAAATTTTTTATTGAGAAGTACAATATTTTATAAAAATAATTACCTAGATGAAGCTTTATTGATCCAAACAGGTTTTTCTTTTCACTATTTCAGTAAATTCTATCATTCAAACATTTCTTATCCTTTTCATTTCCAATCTTTTTCTTTCGAAGAAAAGTATCTTCCTAATAAAATGATTGGCGGAATTCCTTTTGTTGATTATTTTTTAAATCTTAAAATTTATAGAACTATATTTTACTTTAGTATACAAAATATAGGATATTATGACATTTATAATAATAATAAACTATTTATTAAAACAGGTTTTTCGTGGAATCTTTTTACTTAA